The Sesamum indicum cultivar Zhongzhi No. 13 linkage group LG1, S_indicum_v1.0, whole genome shotgun sequence genome includes a window with the following:
- the LOC105168003 gene encoding ankyrin repeat-containing protein ITN1-like isoform X2: MDQRMLNAACSGDVNMLHQLLHENPFILSDYLFMNSHENPLTIATKANQLVFVREVLRLRPELAVEHNQDGFRPLDVAAAYGHVEIAAEILAARPEICRLAGRDGRTAIHYAATNGRVEIIDQLMAACSDSAKDVTSFGETALHLAVKSFKFESLKSMLHGLEKVGMVEMVNWADKEGNTVFHYAASRKQLEIVELLLDWNNNTAGNRLDLNAVNKKGLTAVDIVDILAESSNDFHLREILRRAGGYASSEFNIVPERPKSDTERPTNNHLPGEKPKNWRDIIKHFEFQWQRDSPGEARSALLVVTTLIATVTFEAGINPPSYLFEPSNEAIITVSSNGTALLNPNISSNGTELMQRSSAEMAKGASRGDVRHDFCLRMVVRKHKTNRNIKGCSAHRCT, from the exons ATGGATCAAAGAATGTTGAATGCAGCGTGTTCAGGAGATGTAAACATGTTACACCAATTACTCCATGAAAATCCCTTCATTCTCTCTGATTATCTTTTCATGAACTCCCATGAAAATCCTCTCACCATAGCCACAAAGGCCAATCAGCTAGTGTTTGTGCGTGAAGTCCTAAGGCTCAGGCCTGAACTCGCCGTTGAACACAACCAAGATGGATTCCGGCCTCTTGACGTAGCAGCAGCATACGGCCATGTGGAGATTGCGGCAGAGATCTTGGCAGCCCGGCCGGAGATTTGTCGGCTGGCTGGTAGAGATGGAAGAACAGCTATTCATTATGCTGCTACCAATGGAAGAGTTGAAATTATTGATCAGCTGATGGCAGCCTGCTCAGATTCGGCTAAAGATGTGACAAGTTTTGGAGAGACTGCACTTCATCTGGCTGTCAAGAGCTTCAAGTTTGAATCACTTAAAAGTATGCTTCATGGGCTTGAAAAAGTTGGTATGGTGGAGATGGTGAACTGGGCTGATAAGGAGGGGAACACTGTGTTTCACTATGCAGCATCAAGAAAGCAACTTGAG ATTGTGGAGCTGCTTCTTGACTGGAATAACAACACAGCAGGAAACAGGTTAGACCTGAATGCTGTGAACAAAAAAGGCCTGACAGCAGTTGACATAGTAGATATCTTGGCCGAATCCTCAAACGACTTTCACCTCAGGGAGATCTTGCGTCGTGCTGGAGGATATGCATCTTCTGAATTTAACATTGTTCCTGAGAGGCCTAAATCCGACACTGAAAGGCCCACGAACAATCATCTCCCTGGAGAAAAACCGAAGAACTGGCGAGACATCATCAaacattttgaatttcaatggCAAAGAGACTCCCCGGGAGAGGCACGGTCGGCGCTACTGGTTGTAACAACCCTTATAGCAACAGTGACTTTTGAAGCCGGGATCAACCCTCCAAGCTACTTGTTTGAGCCCTCCAACGAAGCGATTATCACTGTTTCCAGCAATGGAACAGCGCTCTTGAACCCAAATATCAGTTCAAATGGGACAGAACTGATGCAGAGAAGTAGTGCTGAGATGGCAA AGGGAGCTTCGCGTGGCGATGTCCGCCATGATTTTTGCTTACGGATGGTCGTTAGGAAACACAAAACCAACCGGAACATTAAAGGATGTTCTGCTCATCGTTGCACTTAG
- the LOC105167613 gene encoding cytochrome P450 714C2, whose product MGKEMVTAASIVFSLVFGGFLLLVLRFCDALLLKPRRRRSRLEKQGIRGPDPSFFYGNIAEMKRIIEAQEPLVEKSAASEELLHAWPSVVFPHLEQWRQEYGPTFLYSTGNIQLLCITDTEMVKEVIHYTSLNLGKPMYLSTERGPLLGRGILSSNGPYWAYQRKIIAPEFYLHRVKDMVNLMAESTLTMLGTWENRSESWEGKMEIRVDEDLRSLSADIISRACFGRSYVQGEKIFSKLQSLQKIMSKGNIGVPGLRYIPNQHNRDIWKLEREIDSMILEVVKSRSDDDKNKCDLLQSILSTAGSYGDNSDIPADISLNKFIVDNCKNIYFAGHETTAIAASWCLMTLATHPDWQARSRKEVIEICGTNIPTANMLRNMKVLTMVIQETLRLYPPVAYVVREALEDIHFKGINIPKGINIQVPIPIMHQHQELWGLDAHEFKPDRFANGTSGACKIPQAYMPFGVGSRTCVGQNFAMAELKVILSLILSKFSFTLSPAYHHSPVFRLVIQPQHGVSILLEKL is encoded by the exons ATGGGCAAAGAGATGGTTACAGCAGCGTCAATTGTTTTCTCACTAGTGTTCGGAGGTTTTCTCCTGCTTGTTCTCCGGTTTTGTGATGCCTTGCTGTTGAAGCCAAGAAGGCGGAGATCAAGACTTGAAAAACAAGGTATCAGAGGGCCTgacccttcttttttttatggaaatatAGCTGAAATGAAGAGGATAATAGAAGCGCAGGAGCCTTTAGTCGAGAAATCTGCAGCATCAGAAGAGCTGCTTCATGCTTGGCCCTCCGTTGTCTTCCCGCATCTCGAGCAATGGAGACAGGAATATG GACCAACTTTCTTGTACTCCACCGGCAACATACAGCTACTGTGCATTACAGATACGGAGATGGTAAAAGAAGTGATCCATTACACCTCATTGAACCTTGGCAAGCCTATGTATTTATCAACAGAACGTGGCCCTCTTCTCGGTAGAGGCATCCTATCATCAAATGGACCTTATTGGGCTTATCAGAGGAAGATTATTGCACCTGAATTTTACCTACATAGAGTCAAG GACATGGTGAACCTGATGGCTGAATCCACATTAACAATGTTAGGAACTTGGGAGAATAGAAGTGAGAGTTGGGAAGGAAAGATGGAAATCAGAGTGGATGAGGATTTGAGAAGTTTGTCGGCAGATATAATTTCAAGAGCTTGCTTTGGAAGAAGCTACGTGCAAGGGGAAAAAATATTCAGTAAACTTCAATCACTTCAAAAGATAATGTCAAAGGGAAACATCGGAGTTCCCGGATTAAG GTACATTCCAAATCAACACAACAGGGACATATGGAAATTGGAACGTGAGATAGACTCCATGATTCTAGAGGTGGTCAAAAGTCGCAGTGATGATGATAAAAACAAGTGTGACCTTCTACAATCGATACTATCTACAGCTGGGAGTTATGGAGACAACAGTGACATACCGGCAGATATCTCTCTTAACAAGTTTATTGTTGATAACTGCAAGAACATATATTTTGCTGGCCATGAGACTACAGCAATAGCGGCATCATGGTGCTTAATGACACTGGCAACACATCCAGATTGGCAAGCTCGTTCTCGTAAAGAGGTGATTGAAATCTGTGGCACGAACATTCCGACAGCAAACATGCTACGAAACATGAAAGTG TTGACGATGGTGATTCAAGAGACGCTACGCCTTTACCCGCCGGTAGCTTATGTGGTAAGAGAAGCCTTGGAAGATATCCATTTCAAAGGAATCAATATCCCAAAAGGCATAAACATTCAGGTTCCTATACCCATAATGCACCAGCATCAGGAGCTCTGGGGCTTAGACGCACATGAGTTCAAGCCGGATAGATTTGCCAATGGAACTTCAGGTGCATGTAAGATTCCACAGGCTTATATGCCCTTCGGGGTTGGATCTCGCACTTGTGTTGGACAAAACTTTGCCATGGCTGAACTGAAGGTCATTCTATCACTTATTCTGTCCAAGTTTAGCTTCACTCTTTCGCCAGCATATCACCACTCACCTGTGTTTAGATTAGTGATACAGCCTCAACATGGAGTCAGTATTCTTCTGGAAAAACTGTGA
- the LOC105167634 gene encoding cyclin-U4-1, protein MAELESPTVMPRLIGFLSSLLQRVAEANDLNRGFHPQKISVFHGLTRPTISIQTYLERIFKYANCSPSCYIVAYVYLDRFTQRQPALPINSFNVHRLLITSVMVSAKFMDDMYYNNAYYAKVGGISTTEMNFLEVDFLFGLGFHLNVTPTTFHTYCSYLQREMMLQPQLNNIAAEPSSLYSAGRSSKLLHFCFNEDESSHQQQQQQLAV, encoded by the exons ATGGCGGAGCTGGAGAGCCCGACGGTGATGCCCAGACTCATCGGTTTCCTCTCCTCTCTCCTCCAGCGGGTGGCGGAGGCCAACGATCTTAACCGTGGATTCCACCCGCAGAAAATCTCGGTTTTCCACGGCCTCACCAGGCCCACCATCTCCATTCAAACCTATCTCGAGAGAATTTTCAAGTACGCCAACTGCAGCCCCTCCTGCTACATTGTTGCCTACGTCTATCTCGATCGCTTCACGCAGCGTCAGCCCGCGCTGCCCATCAACTCCTTCAATGTCCACCGCCTCCTCATCACCAGTGTCATGGTTTCTGCTAAGTTCATGGACGACAT GTATTATAACAACGCATACTATGCAAAAGTGGGAGGAATCAGCACAACAGAGATGAACTTTCTTGAAGTGGATTTCCTATTTGGATTGGGATTCCATTTGAATGTGACCCCCACAACTTTCCACACATACTGCTCCTACCTACAAAGAGAAATGATGCTTCAGCCTCAGCTCAACAATATTGCAGCTGAGCCCTCTTCTTTGTACAGTGCTGGAAGGTCATCAAAATTACTCCATTTCTGCTTTAATGAAGATGAATCATCCcaccaacaacaacaacagcaACTTGCTGTTTGA
- the LOC105167620 gene encoding ankyrin repeat-containing protein BDA1-like isoform X1 yields the protein MIKAQILSEAARDGKLDVLENLLRENPSALADFRLTSLAESLLHVATKSGQLSFVHELMRIDPGIAPELNKNGFRALDIAVIMGNLEMVKEILRFDQGLCLLKGKDQRTALHYAAIKGRTEIIDELLQSCPDSIQEVTVHGETALHLAVKSYQFDAFSALVKWLQRLSKAPVVNMGDGDGNTVLHLAVSTKQYACIDLLLSENSIAAATIELDARNTNALTALDLLDIQDSYDLKIRQKLDSAAAVTAPNSVATTESSKHLKRTSKPKHDLQPQPSKNWFKYFKFQKQRDSPGETRNALLVVAALIATVCFQAGINPPSGILNRPPPPSPPNQTFQERPSLGQQRARFLLQQQPSSGPVLNHSCSCLPTL from the exons ATGATCAAAGCACAG ATACTGTCTGAAGCAGCCCGCGATGGAAAGCTTGATGTTCTTGAAAATCTACTCAGGGAAAATCCATCAGCTCTTGCTGATTTCAGGCTCACATCGTTAGCAGAATCTCTTCTGCATGTGGCAACTAAATCGGGGCAGCTGAGTTTCGTGCACGAGCTCATGAGAATAGATCCTGGTATTGCACCAGAGCTGAACAAGAACGGTTTTCGAGCTCTGGACATAGCTGTCATAATGGGCAACTTGGAGATGGTCAAAGAAATCTTGAGGTTTGATCAAGGTCTATGTCTGCTCAAAGGCAAAGACCAAAGAACAGCCCTTCACTATGCAGCCATCAAGGGCAGAACTGAAATAATCGACGAATTGCTGCAATCTTGTCCGGATTCTATTCAAGAAGTCACAGTTCATGGGGAGACTGCACTTCATCTTGCTGTGAAGAGTTATCAGTTTGATGCATTTTCTGCCTTGGTTAAATGGCTGCAGAGGCTCAGCAAGGCACCGGTTGTTAACATGGGAGACGGGGATGGGAACACTGTGTTGCACCTTGCTGTTTCAACGAAACAATATGCG TGCATAGACCTACTCCTCAGTGAGAACAGCATCGCCGCAGCAACAATAGAACTGGATGCCAGAAATACCAATGCCTTAACAGCACTAGACCTTTTAGACATACAAGATTCATATGACCTTAAAATCAGACAGAAGTTAGACTCTGCTGCTGCTGTCACTGCTCCAAATTCTGTAGCAACTACAGAAAGTTCGAAACACTTGAAAAGAACTTCCAAACCAAAGCATGATCTCCAACCACAGCCCTCAAAGAACTGGTTCAAGTACTTCAAGTTCCAGAAGCAACGAGATTCCCCCGGCGAGACACGGAACGCGCTCTTAGTCGTGGCTGCATTGATAGCCACAGTTTGTTTCCAAGCCGGCATCAATCCTCCAAGTGGCATTCTCAACCGACCTCCACCGCCGAGCCCTCCAAACCAGACCTTTCAAGAACGGCCCTCGTTGGGCCAGCAGAGGGCTCGGTTCTTGCTGCAGCAGCAGCCATCTTCGGGTCCCGTGCTGAatcattcttgttcttgtttgccAACTCTTTAG
- the LOC105168003 gene encoding ankyrin repeat-containing protein ITN1-like isoform X1: MDQRMLNAACSGDVNMLHQLLHENPFILSDYLFMNSHENPLTIATKANQLVFVREVLRLRPELAVEHNQDGFRPLDVAAAYGHVEIAAEILAARPEICRLAGRDGRTAIHYAATNGRVEIIDQLMAACSDSAKDVTSFGETALHLAVKSFKFESLKSMLHGLEKVGMVEMVNWADKEGNTVFHYAASRKQLEIVELLLDWNNNTAGNRLDLNAVNKKGLTAVDIVDILAESSNDFHLREILRRAGGYASSEFNIVPERPKSDTERPTNNHLPGEKPKNWRDIIKHFEFQWQRDSPGEARSALLVVTTLIATVTFEAGINPPSYLFEPSNEAIITVSSNGTALLNPNISSNGTELMQRSSAEMASMASIIIFLVANSVALTSATSIIDYLTQGLPFQRELRVAMSAMIFAYGWSLGNTKPTGTLKDVLLIVALSVPLFLRVLPNMISKLKKFNSHGFKTGKMIYAIKMQHFYVLS; encoded by the exons ATGGATCAAAGAATGTTGAATGCAGCGTGTTCAGGAGATGTAAACATGTTACACCAATTACTCCATGAAAATCCCTTCATTCTCTCTGATTATCTTTTCATGAACTCCCATGAAAATCCTCTCACCATAGCCACAAAGGCCAATCAGCTAGTGTTTGTGCGTGAAGTCCTAAGGCTCAGGCCTGAACTCGCCGTTGAACACAACCAAGATGGATTCCGGCCTCTTGACGTAGCAGCAGCATACGGCCATGTGGAGATTGCGGCAGAGATCTTGGCAGCCCGGCCGGAGATTTGTCGGCTGGCTGGTAGAGATGGAAGAACAGCTATTCATTATGCTGCTACCAATGGAAGAGTTGAAATTATTGATCAGCTGATGGCAGCCTGCTCAGATTCGGCTAAAGATGTGACAAGTTTTGGAGAGACTGCACTTCATCTGGCTGTCAAGAGCTTCAAGTTTGAATCACTTAAAAGTATGCTTCATGGGCTTGAAAAAGTTGGTATGGTGGAGATGGTGAACTGGGCTGATAAGGAGGGGAACACTGTGTTTCACTATGCAGCATCAAGAAAGCAACTTGAG ATTGTGGAGCTGCTTCTTGACTGGAATAACAACACAGCAGGAAACAGGTTAGACCTGAATGCTGTGAACAAAAAAGGCCTGACAGCAGTTGACATAGTAGATATCTTGGCCGAATCCTCAAACGACTTTCACCTCAGGGAGATCTTGCGTCGTGCTGGAGGATATGCATCTTCTGAATTTAACATTGTTCCTGAGAGGCCTAAATCCGACACTGAAAGGCCCACGAACAATCATCTCCCTGGAGAAAAACCGAAGAACTGGCGAGACATCATCAaacattttgaatttcaatggCAAAGAGACTCCCCGGGAGAGGCACGGTCGGCGCTACTGGTTGTAACAACCCTTATAGCAACAGTGACTTTTGAAGCCGGGATCAACCCTCCAAGCTACTTGTTTGAGCCCTCCAACGAAGCGATTATCACTGTTTCCAGCAATGGAACAGCGCTCTTGAACCCAAATATCAGTTCAAATGGGACAGAACTGATGCAGAGAAGTAGTGCTGAGATGGCAAGTATGGCTTCGATCATCATCTTCTTGGTTGCCAATTCAGTCGCTCTTACATCAGCAACAAGCATCATAGATTATCTGACACAAGGTTTGCCTTTCCAGAGGGAGCTTCGCGTGGCGATGTCCGCCATGATTTTTGCTTACGGATGGTCGTTAGGAAACACAAAACCAACCGGAACATTAAAGGATGTTCTGCTCATCGTTGCACTTAGTGTGCCTTTGTTTCTGAGGGTGCTACCAAACATGATATCGAAACTTAAAAAGTTCAACTCCCACGGTTTCAAGACCGGGAAGATGATATATGCAATCAAAATGCAGCACTTTTACGTATTGTCTTGA
- the LOC105167627 gene encoding uncharacterized protein LOC105167627: MANTSRRGSIFRLGYNDNTDTTNDTRNVLLIVAALITAVTFQAGVNPPGGVWQDSKDGHKAGRAIYSSDKGAFYTFLISNTLALSSSILVLMALTYRFPYHVELWVAIMAMFVTYAASVFAVAPDESVKFRYLLATAAGPFVLRFVMETVKRLRRKPT; encoded by the coding sequence atggCTAACACCAGCAGAAGAGGCAGCATCTTCCGTCTGGGCTACAACGACAACACAGACACAACAAACGACACACGTAATGTGCTCTTGATAGTCGCGGCCCTGATCACGGCCGTGACTTTCCAGGCAGGGGTCAATCCGCCGGGCGGTGTTTGGCAGGATAGTAAGGACGGGCACAAGGCCGGCAGGGCAATATACTCAAGCGACAAAGGAGCGTTCTACACGTTCTTGATCTCAAACACTTTGGCTCTTTCGAGCTCCATCTTAGTCCTCATGGCTCTAACTTACAGGTTTCCTTATCATGTTGAGCTGTGGGTGGCCATTATGGCCATGTTTGTGACCTATGCAGCTTCTGTTTTCGCCGTTGCGCCCGACGAGTCTGTCAAGTTCAGGTATCTGTTGGCTACTGCAGCTGGGCCTTTTGTTCTCAGATTTGTGATGGAGACTGTCAAAAGGCTGAGGAGGAAGCCTACATGA
- the LOC105167620 gene encoding ankyrin repeat-containing protein BDA1-like isoform X2 has protein sequence MRIDPGIAPELNKNGFRALDIAVIMGNLEMVKEILRFDQGLCLLKGKDQRTALHYAAIKGRTEIIDELLQSCPDSIQEVTVHGETALHLAVKSYQFDAFSALVKWLQRLSKAPVVNMGDGDGNTVLHLAVSTKQYACIDLLLSENSIAAATIELDARNTNALTALDLLDIQDSYDLKIRQKLDSAAAVTAPNSVATTESSKHLKRTSKPKHDLQPQPSKNWFKYFKFQKQRDSPGETRNALLVVAALIATVCFQAGINPPSGILNRPPPPSPPNQTFQERPSLGQQRARFLLQQQPSSGPVLNHSCSCLPTL, from the exons ATGAGAATAGATCCTGGTATTGCACCAGAGCTGAACAAGAACGGTTTTCGAGCTCTGGACATAGCTGTCATAATGGGCAACTTGGAGATGGTCAAAGAAATCTTGAGGTTTGATCAAGGTCTATGTCTGCTCAAAGGCAAAGACCAAAGAACAGCCCTTCACTATGCAGCCATCAAGGGCAGAACTGAAATAATCGACGAATTGCTGCAATCTTGTCCGGATTCTATTCAAGAAGTCACAGTTCATGGGGAGACTGCACTTCATCTTGCTGTGAAGAGTTATCAGTTTGATGCATTTTCTGCCTTGGTTAAATGGCTGCAGAGGCTCAGCAAGGCACCGGTTGTTAACATGGGAGACGGGGATGGGAACACTGTGTTGCACCTTGCTGTTTCAACGAAACAATATGCG TGCATAGACCTACTCCTCAGTGAGAACAGCATCGCCGCAGCAACAATAGAACTGGATGCCAGAAATACCAATGCCTTAACAGCACTAGACCTTTTAGACATACAAGATTCATATGACCTTAAAATCAGACAGAAGTTAGACTCTGCTGCTGCTGTCACTGCTCCAAATTCTGTAGCAACTACAGAAAGTTCGAAACACTTGAAAAGAACTTCCAAACCAAAGCATGATCTCCAACCACAGCCCTCAAAGAACTGGTTCAAGTACTTCAAGTTCCAGAAGCAACGAGATTCCCCCGGCGAGACACGGAACGCGCTCTTAGTCGTGGCTGCATTGATAGCCACAGTTTGTTTCCAAGCCGGCATCAATCCTCCAAGTGGCATTCTCAACCGACCTCCACCGCCGAGCCCTCCAAACCAGACCTTTCAAGAACGGCCCTCGTTGGGCCAGCAGAGGGCTCGGTTCTTGCTGCAGCAGCAGCCATCTTCGGGTCCCGTGCTGAatcattcttgttcttgtttgccAACTCTTTAG